One Tachyglossus aculeatus isolate mTacAcu1 chromosome 18, mTacAcu1.pri, whole genome shotgun sequence DNA segment encodes these proteins:
- the DIPK2B gene encoding divergent protein kinase domain 2B, whose protein sequence is MGPRLGCRLFSAALSWMTLLQFLTRGCGPVADASLAPSPVPRVKPSYSFDRTFLGLDKCNACIGTSICKKFFKEEIRSDNRLASHLKPPPDHFPGYSANYTDDSKSWRLVEISRLIGKDQNELSDQKICTSVSPVKTCSIERVLRKTERFQKWLKAKRLTPALVQGLPSPLLRCPSQRLLDRVVRRYAEVPDAGSVYMDHFTDRDKLRLLYTLSVNAHPILLQVFPGAEGWPFPKYLGSCGRLLVSTSTTPLLELSAGPPDRAADLGHQLLGIVEFLRHNDWDYFFYFTRVHPGTFGVFDNGQLFIRDASSLGVIDRQEGKRPARSSPEPRDIFSCLAVDCQSELPSCDTVQEHQSLVLVCRELLPKLLKGKFPKPVQEEIDALMDRCGDSSLDGQRVTDGARRLMDILKSLRTCDPRFAYRYPDCKYSEKY, encoded by the exons ATGGGGCCCAGGCTGGGTTGTCGCCTTTTCTCTGCCGCGCTAAGCTGGATGACACTGCTTCAGTTTTTGACCCGGGGTTGCGGTCCCGTCGCAGACGCTTCCCTTGCTCCTTCCCCGGTGCCACGGGTCAAACCCAGCTACAGTTTTGACAGGACTTTCCTCGGACTTGATAAGTGCAATGCCTGCATCGGAACGTCCATTTGCAAGAAGTTCTTTAAGGAGGAGATAAG GTCTGACAACAGGCTTGCCTCCCACTTAAAACCTCCTCCCGACCACTTCCCTGGCTACTCCGCCAACTACACAGATGATTCAAAAAGCTGGAGGCTTGTGGAGATCTCCAGGTTAATCGGCAAAGACCAGAACGAGCTGTCGGACCAGAAGATCTGCACTTCGGTTTCTCCGGTGAAAACCTGCAGCATCGAGAGGGTCCTGAGGAAAACTGAGCGATTCCAGAAATGGCTGAAGGCAAAGCGTCTCACCCCCGCCTTAGTCCAG GGCCTCCCCAGTCCGCTGCTGCGCTGTCCGTCCCAGCGGCTTTTAGACCGAGTCGTGCGTCGCTACGCCGAAGTGCCGGACGCTGGAAGTGTCTACATGGACCACTTCACGGACCGGGACAAGCTGCGGCTTCTCTACACCCTCTCTGTCAATGCTCATCCCATCCTGCTCCAg GTTTTCCCCGGGGCCGAGGGGTGGCCGTTCCCCAAGTACCTGGGGTCCTGCGGCCGGCTCCTCGTCAGCACCAGCACCACCCCTCTCCTCGAGCTCTCCGCGGGGCCACCCGATCGGGCCGCCGATCTGGGCCACCAGCTCCTCGGCATCGTCGAGTTCCTGAGGCACAACGACTGGGACTACTTCTTCTACTTCACCCGCGTCCACCCGGGCACATTCGGCGTCTTCGACAACGGGCAGCTGTTCATCCGAGACGCCAGCTCGCTGGGCGTCATCGACAGGCAGGAAG GGAAGCGGCCAGCTCGCAGCTCACCGGAACCCAGGGACATCTTCAGCTGCCTGGCTGTGGACTGTCAATCTGAGCTTCCGTCTTGTGACACAGTCCAGGAGCATCAGAGTCTCGTCTTGGTGTGCCGGGAGCTGCTGcctaaactcctcaagggcaagttCCCCAAGCCGGTCCAGGAGGAAATAGACGCCCTGATGGACCGATGCGGGGATAGCTCCCTGGACGGCCAAAGGGTCACCGAcggagccaggaggctgatggacATCTTGAAGTCGCTGCGGACCTGCGACCCCCGCTTTGCTTACCGCTACCCCGACTGCAAATACAGCGAGAAGTACTGA